The following are from one region of the Gadus morhua unplaced genomic scaffold, gadMor3.0, whole genome shotgun sequence genome:
- the LOC115538988 gene encoding zinc finger protein 16-like has translation MCSVAFLKGDILNDDVVLLPQPLGNNQPMGSRESVSINKCNVHNWAAVSVHRQTAVLPVPRPGSTGTPVSRPGSTGKPVRIPLQSRRSGNASRTGSARRGAPPPAGDQRESLTRWFISGFFSISTPPLASSTPQTSSRPAMSRRRTHSSADGLSPDLHAAFMETQAPPGPPGPAGSATRSHGDFLESDTDEELLCSVSDITEHLGRNVALVLETALTEIRKMVSGRIRVLRLELREKTDEIEVLRARLETVQRDGREPFPGGLSVEASLLGFRKHGVPDPRRMKPGVKKENINAICDYLMKDKNAKGSDLEGDHQSDPPAADREAQPDPLGLWPDSGMAGPAAGDGESDSAEDIFNMLPSGSKRIYDYEWMAGMEYTADLKGMREPKCEQGPEEETEEEVDHSASEGDSVEPAQSQAPLALHQPPEFHMEAPESPRDGPRDPGPGNTDRLETGPQFSSHHYICPLCGTFCPDSLFLEEHLKLIHSDVPGAQALHAIQSTSASALGEPSGDPRRAAPRPVEGVPGPAGEAGPDGARARGPARRELKTDGGYECSDCGRHFNYLGNLRQHQRIHTGEKPFSCPECGERFRHAARLKSHRLGHSGAQSPFPCPQCGKGFSVLSGLKRHQRVHTGESPYACQQCGRRFKELGNLYTHQRIHSGATPYCCQHCGRSFRHLGTYKSHRCTPTQ, from the exons ATGTGTTCTGTAGCCTTTCTAAAAGGAGATATTCTGAATGATGATGTTGTTCTACTACCACAACCACTAGGAAATAACCAACCAATGGGCTCACGGGAGTCAGTGTCTATCAATAAATGCAATGTTCATAATTGGGCGGCGGTGAGtgttcacagacagacagcggtaCTCCCAGTACCACGTCCTGGGTCGACTGGGACACCAGTATCACGTCCAGGATCTACTGGGAAACCAGTACGCATTCCGCTCCAGTCCAGGAGAAGTGGGAATGCTTCCCGTACCGGGAGTGCCCGGCGGGGGGCGCCACCTCCAGCCGGGGACCAGAGAGAGTCTTTAACTCGTTGGTTTATTTCTGGATTCTTCAGCATCTCAACACCTCCTCTGGCCTCCTCCACCCCGCAGACCTCCTCCAGACCCGCGATGAGCCGCAGACGGACTCATAGCTCCGCGGACGGCCTGTCGCCTGACCTCCACGCCGCCTTCATGGAGACCCaggcccccccgggcccccccgggCCCGCGGGCTCCGCGACCCGCAGCCACGGGGATTTCCTTGAGTCGGACACCGACGAGGAGCTGCTGTGCTCGGTGAGCGACATCACGGAGCACCTGGGGAGGAACGTCGCGCTGGTACTGGAGACGGCGCTCACCGAGATCCGCAAGATGGTGAGCGGGAGGATCCGCGTCCTCAGGCTGGAGCTCCGGGAGAAGACGGACGAGATCGAGGTCCTTAGGGCCAGGCTGGAGACCGTGCAGCGGGACGGCAGAGAACCTTTCCCGGGCGGCTTGTCGGTGGAGGCGTCGCTGCTCGGCTTCAGGAAGCACGGCGTCCCCGACCCGAGGAGGATGAAGCCCGGGGTGAAGAAGGAGAACATCAACGCTATCTGTGATTACCTGATGAAGGACAAAAATGCGAAAGGTAGCGATCTGGAGGGCGACCACCAGAGCGACCCCCCAGCGGCCGACAGAGAGGCTCAGCCCGACCCCCTCGGCCTTTGGCCAGACAGCGGGATGGCCGGCCCGGCGGCCGGGGACGGGGAATCGGACTCGGCCGAGGACATCTTCAACATGTTGCCGTCGGGCAGCAAACGGATCTACGACTACGAGTGGATGGCGGGGATGGAATACACTGCTGACCTGAAGG GAATGAGGGAACCCAAGTGCGAGCAGGGTCCCgaagaggagacggaggaggaggtggaccacTCCGCTAGTGAGGGGGACAGCGTGGAGCCGGCCCAGAGCCAGGCCCCCCTggccctccaccagccccccgAGTTCCACATGGAGGCCCCTGAGTCCCCGCGGGATGGGCCCCGGGACCCTGGGCCGGGCAACACAGACCGCCTGGAGACCG gGCCACAGTTCAGCAGCCACCACTACATCTGCCCGCTGTGTGGGACCTTCTGCCCCGACTCCCTGTTCCTGGAGGAGCACCTCAAGCTGATCCACTCAGACGTTCCGGGCGCCCAGGCCCTGCACGCCATCCAGTCCACCTCCGCCTCGGCGCTGGGGGAGCCCAGCGGGGACCCCCGGAGGGCGGCCCCCCGGCCTGTTGAGGGGGTCCCGGGGCCGGCCGGCGAGGCGGGGCCGGACGGGGCCCGGGCCCGGGGCCCCGCTCGACGGGAGCTGAAGACGGACGGCGGCTACGAGTGCAGCGACTGCGGCCGCCACTTCAACTACCTGGGCAACCTGCGGCAGCACCAGCGCATCCACACGGGGGAGAAGCCCTTCAGCTGCCCCGAGTGCGGCGAGCGTTTCAGGCACGCGGCCCGGCTGAAGAGCCACCGGCTGGGCCACAGCGGAGCCCAGAGCCCCTTCCCCTGCCCTCAGTGCGGCAAGGGCTTCTCGGTGCTGTCGGGCCTGAAGCGGCACCAGCGCGTGCACACCGGGGAGAGCCCCTACGCCTGCCAGCAGTGCGGCCGGCGCTTCAAGGAGCTGGGGAACCTGTACACACACCAGAGGATCCACAGCGGGGCTACTCCCTACTGCTGCCAGCACTGCGGACGCAGCTTCAGGCACCTGGGCACCTACAAGAGCCACCGCTGCACCCCCACCCAGTAG